A genomic window from Bradyrhizobium lupini includes:
- a CDS encoding methyl-accepting chemotaxis protein codes for MFFSRISFKLVLIVGISLLGMIALAPIALSTLRAQMIADRQAKTQHLVDVGYGILAHYQKLESEGKLPREQAQAGAIAEIKSLRYDKVEYFWLNDMTPKMVMHPIKPELDGKDLSGMKDPSGNALFVGFVDVVKKQGAGFYSYLWPKPGFDQPVGKISYVKGFAPWGWIIGTGIYLDDVDAVFRQNAMTFALVCLVVFVLVLGASFVIGRSVTRPLAKITALTERLASGDSAFDVPHTDRRDEIGGLAKALAVFKDNASAVGRMHAEQQETKQKADEEKRKTMTDLAGKFEANVQAVVRDVFKEARAMQQAAQGMSETADKATDRASLVATACQQASSNVQTVASAAGQLSSSIAEISQRVAQAASVADKAAADGQRTNDTVQGLAAAAHKIGEVIDLINQIASQTNLLALNATIEAARAGEAGKGFAVVASEVKSLASQTAKATDEIGAQISAIQAETNQVVGNIDSIRKTIMEVNEISSSIAAAVEEQGAATAAIAHSVREAASGTDQVSQNISGVTDATAETGQAAGLVLQSSGRLSQKLQSLEDEVSAFVAGVRAA; via the coding sequence ATGTTTTTCTCCCGCATCAGTTTCAAGCTGGTCCTGATTGTCGGCATCAGCCTCCTTGGCATGATCGCGCTGGCGCCGATCGCGCTTTCGACCTTGCGCGCGCAGATGATCGCCGATCGTCAGGCCAAGACGCAGCACTTGGTCGACGTCGGCTACGGCATCCTGGCGCACTACCAGAAGCTCGAGAGCGAAGGAAAACTCCCGCGCGAGCAGGCCCAGGCCGGCGCGATCGCGGAGATCAAGAGCCTGCGCTACGACAAGGTCGAGTATTTCTGGCTGAACGACATGACCCCCAAGATGGTCATGCATCCGATCAAGCCCGAACTCGACGGCAAGGATCTCTCCGGGATGAAGGATCCATCCGGCAACGCGCTGTTCGTCGGCTTCGTCGACGTCGTCAAAAAGCAGGGCGCAGGCTTCTACAGCTACCTCTGGCCGAAGCCCGGCTTCGACCAGCCGGTCGGGAAAATCTCCTATGTGAAGGGCTTTGCGCCCTGGGGCTGGATCATCGGCACCGGTATCTATCTCGACGACGTCGACGCCGTATTCCGCCAGAATGCGATGACCTTCGCCCTGGTGTGCCTGGTCGTGTTCGTGCTCGTGCTCGGCGCCTCCTTCGTGATCGGCCGCAGCGTGACCCGGCCGCTGGCGAAGATCACCGCGCTCACCGAGCGCCTCGCCTCCGGCGACAGCGCGTTCGACGTGCCCCATACCGACCGTCGCGACGAGATCGGCGGGCTCGCCAAGGCGCTCGCCGTGTTCAAGGACAATGCGTCGGCGGTCGGCCGGATGCACGCCGAACAGCAGGAGACGAAGCAGAAGGCCGACGAGGAGAAGCGCAAGACGATGACCGACCTCGCCGGCAAGTTCGAGGCCAACGTTCAAGCCGTCGTCCGCGACGTGTTCAAGGAGGCGCGCGCGATGCAGCAGGCCGCGCAGGGCATGTCCGAGACCGCCGACAAGGCGACCGACCGTGCGAGCCTCGTCGCCACCGCCTGCCAGCAGGCATCGAGCAACGTGCAGACGGTGGCCTCCGCCGCCGGGCAGCTGTCGTCCTCGATCGCCGAGATCAGCCAGCGCGTCGCGCAGGCTGCAAGCGTGGCCGACAAGGCCGCCGCCGACGGTCAACGCACCAACGACACCGTGCAGGGACTTGCTGCAGCCGCGCACAAGATCGGCGAGGTCATCGACCTCATCAACCAGATCGCCTCGCAGACCAATCTGCTCGCGCTCAACGCCACCATCGAGGCGGCGCGCGCCGGCGAGGCCGGCAAGGGTTTTGCGGTGGTGGCAAGCGAAGTGAAGTCGCTGGCGAGCCAGACCGCGAAGGCGACCGACGAGATCGGCGCGCAGATATCGGCGATCCAGGCCGAGACCAACCAGGTGGTCGGCAACATCGACAGCATTCGCAAGACCATCATGGAGGTCAACGAAATTTCCTCGTCGATCGCCGCAGCCGTCGAGGAGCAGGGCGCCGCGACGGCGGCGATCGCGCACAGCGTACGGGAGGCCGCCTCCGGCACCGACCAGGTTTCGCAGAACATCTCGGGTGTGACCGACGCGACGGCGGAGACCGGCCAGGCCGCCGGCCTCGTGCTGCAATCGAGCGGCCGGCTGTCGCAGAAGCTGCAATCGCTGGAAGACGAGGTCAGTGCTTTCGTTGCGGGGGTACGGGCGGCCTAG
- a CDS encoding aspartate/glutamate racemase family protein yields the protein MSARILLINPNSSVATTEMMVAIARSAAVDGFDIDGATATRAPQMIVTPDALDAASIEVLEIAQSNRHACDGIIVAAFGDPGLAGIKAAVKRPAVGIGQSSMLAAAENGRRFGVATTTPLLESKIDAVPDALGLRSRYTGARFAKGDPQDLMGDPARLRAALAGAVEACIAQDGAEAVIIGGGPLGEAACELQPMFTVPIIAPIPSAVARIIRLITARATD from the coding sequence ATGAGCGCGCGCATTCTCCTGATCAATCCGAACAGTTCTGTGGCGACCACTGAGATGATGGTCGCCATCGCGAGGTCGGCCGCCGTGGACGGCTTCGACATCGACGGCGCGACCGCAACGCGCGCGCCGCAAATGATCGTGACGCCGGATGCGCTGGATGCAGCTTCCATCGAAGTTCTGGAGATCGCGCAGTCGAACCGGCATGCATGCGACGGCATCATCGTCGCGGCGTTCGGCGATCCTGGGTTGGCCGGGATCAAAGCCGCGGTTAAACGGCCCGCGGTCGGTATCGGTCAGTCCTCCATGCTGGCAGCCGCCGAGAACGGCCGTCGCTTCGGCGTGGCGACCACGACGCCGCTGCTGGAATCGAAGATCGACGCCGTGCCGGACGCGCTGGGATTGCGATCGCGTTATACCGGCGCCCGCTTCGCCAAAGGCGATCCGCAAGACCTGATGGGCGATCCGGCGCGATTGCGTGCGGCGCTTGCCGGCGCGGTCGAGGCCTGCATCGCACAGGATGGCGCGGAGGCGGTCATCATCGGTGGCGGCCCGCTGGGCGAAGCTGCGTGCGAGCTTCAGCCGATGTTCACCGTGCCGATCATCGCGCCGATCCCGTCTGCCGTGGCGCGGATTATTCGCCTCATCACGGCGCGCGCGACCGACTGA